A window of the Vigna angularis cultivar LongXiaoDou No.4 chromosome 3, ASM1680809v1, whole genome shotgun sequence genome harbors these coding sequences:
- the LOC108325363 gene encoding uncharacterized protein LOC108325363 isoform X1 has product MLCCCVVVCWLRMEEAAKRWVVKLSKWDPHPSDFSFALSLLPSHEHSSVTRFVKLEDRKRALVSRMLQYVLVHNVLQIPFPDIVIKRTLEGKPYLDYDGLRFPNFNFNVSHHGDYVAIASEPVCLVGVDIVSYDVPRGETITEFIQLFSSYFSCMEWDNIVTAGTSDDVLIEFYRYWSLKEAYVKAIGSGLTEGLNKVEFSHTRWTDISAKVNGKVMTQWRFWLFELGDRHCFLVLQVSIARVHPISAATSYKRTLKKVDFTEDEYTEGLHLPNVDFVQLGIEQLISTLQKA; this is encoded by the exons AtgttgtgttgttgtgttgttgtGTGTTGGTTAAGAATGGAAGAAGCGGCGAAGAGATGGGTTGTGAAATTATCAAAGTGGGATCCACACCCCTCTGACTTCTCCTTCGCTCTCTCCCTCCTTCCGTCCCACGAACACTCCTCTGTTACCAG GTTTGTTAAATTGGAAGACAGGAAACGTGCACTTGTCAGCCGCATGCTTCAGTACGTTCTTGTTCATAATGTGTTACAAATCCCATTTCCTGACATTGTCATAAAACGAACTTTGGAAGGCAAACCCTATTTG GATTATGATGGTCTTAGATTcccaaattttaatttcaatgtaTCACATCATGGTGACTATGTGGCCATAGCATCTGAACCTGTATGTCTTGTGGGGGTAGACATTGTCTCCTATGATGTTCCACGGGGAGAAACAATTACAGAATTCATTCAACTCTTCTCATCATACTTTTCATGTATGGAATGGGATAACATAGTCACGGCTGGCACTTCTGATGAtgtattaattgaattttacag GTATTGGAGCCTAAAAGAAGCATATGTTAAAGCTATAGGAAGTGGACTGACTGAAGGGTTGAATAAAGTGGAGTTTTCTCACACAAGATGGACTGATATATCAGCTAAAGTGAATGGGAAGGTTATGACACAGTGGAGATTTTGGCTGTTTGAACTTGGTGATAGACATTGT TTTCTTGTTTTACAGGTTTCAATTGCGAGAGTTCACCCAATATCAGCTGCCACGAGTTACAAAAGAACACTGAAGAAAGTAGACTTTACTGAAGATGAATATACCGAAGGTCTTCATCTTCCAAATGTAGACTTTGTTCAACTAGGAATAGAACAACTTATTTCAACTTTACAGAAAGCTTAG
- the LOC108325363 gene encoding uncharacterized protein LOC108325363 isoform X2, which translates to MLCCCVVVCWLRMEEAAKRWVVKLSKWDPHPSDFSFALSLLPSHEHSSVTRFVKLEDRKRALVSRMLQYVLVHNVLQIPFPDIVIKRTLEGKPYLDYDGLRFPNFNFNVSHHGDYVAIASEPVCLVGVDIVSYDVPRGETITEFIQLFSSYFSCMEWDNIVTAGTSDDVLIEFYRYWSLKEAYVKAIGSGLTEGLNKVEFSHTRWTDISAKVNGKVMTQWRFWLFELGDRHCVSIARVHPISAATSYKRTLKKVDFTEDEYTEGLHLPNVDFVQLGIEQLISTLQKA; encoded by the exons AtgttgtgttgttgtgttgttgtGTGTTGGTTAAGAATGGAAGAAGCGGCGAAGAGATGGGTTGTGAAATTATCAAAGTGGGATCCACACCCCTCTGACTTCTCCTTCGCTCTCTCCCTCCTTCCGTCCCACGAACACTCCTCTGTTACCAG GTTTGTTAAATTGGAAGACAGGAAACGTGCACTTGTCAGCCGCATGCTTCAGTACGTTCTTGTTCATAATGTGTTACAAATCCCATTTCCTGACATTGTCATAAAACGAACTTTGGAAGGCAAACCCTATTTG GATTATGATGGTCTTAGATTcccaaattttaatttcaatgtaTCACATCATGGTGACTATGTGGCCATAGCATCTGAACCTGTATGTCTTGTGGGGGTAGACATTGTCTCCTATGATGTTCCACGGGGAGAAACAATTACAGAATTCATTCAACTCTTCTCATCATACTTTTCATGTATGGAATGGGATAACATAGTCACGGCTGGCACTTCTGATGAtgtattaattgaattttacag GTATTGGAGCCTAAAAGAAGCATATGTTAAAGCTATAGGAAGTGGACTGACTGAAGGGTTGAATAAAGTGGAGTTTTCTCACACAAGATGGACTGATATATCAGCTAAAGTGAATGGGAAGGTTATGACACAGTGGAGATTTTGGCTGTTTGAACTTGGTGATAGACATTGT GTTTCAATTGCGAGAGTTCACCCAATATCAGCTGCCACGAGTTACAAAAGAACACTGAAGAAAGTAGACTTTACTGAAGATGAATATACCGAAGGTCTTCATCTTCCAAATGTAGACTTTGTTCAACTAGGAATAGAACAACTTATTTCAACTTTACAGAAAGCTTAG
- the LOC108325094 gene encoding urease accessory protein D, with protein sequence MRNDEGSTEAEMGSVVVEKVEGRSSATTCFSRYPLKFFIPKKVGSSKTDAVWVYALNYGGGIVSGDHISCKFCVGDSCTMVLTTQGSTKVYKSVGSKCSQQILEARVGSNALLAIIPDPVTCFSTARYYQKQVFNVSSDSNLVMVDWITSGRHESGEKWDFDLYKSTNNIFLEDGQPLFLDTMLLEKENNGHLQEHMHNYQVIAMILLLGPKMQYIQNLVQDNVKKIMSEQLLHPSTSLSHHHQREKADHFLTKPSFIASCSSFGPKKTGLVVRVAAETTESVYKFLRLQLAPMEPMIGVPPYKTSVI encoded by the exons ATGAGAAATGATGAAGGAAGCACAGAAGCGGAAATGGGTTCAGTGGTGGTTGAAAAAGTGGAAGGCAGATCATCTGCCACAACCTGTTTCTCAAGATATCCCCTCAAGTTCTTCATACCCAAAAAG GTGGGTTCTTCCAAAACTGACGCTGTATGGGTTTATGCTCTCAATTATGGGGGAGGAATTGTATCT GGTGATCACATTTCATGCAAGTTTTGTGTGGGAGATTCTTGTACCATGGTGTTAACAACCCAAGGTTCCACCAAG GTCTACAAATCCGTGGGATCTAAGTGTTCCCAGCAAATACTAGAG GCTAGAGTTGGAAGCAATGCACTTTTAGCCATCATTCCAGACCCAGTGACATGCTTTTCCACTGCAAGATACTATCAGAAACAAGTCTTCAATGTTTCTTCAGACTCAAATTTGGTCATGGTTGATTGGATTACAAGTGGGCGCCACGAAAGTGGTGAGAAATGGGATTTTGATCTATATAAAAGCACCAATAACATTTTCTTAGAAGATGGTCAACCATTATTTCTGGATACG ATGTTattagagaaagaaaacaatGGACACTTACAAGAGCACATGCACAATTACCAAGTAATTGCAATGATTTTACTCTTGGG GCCAAAAATGCAGTATATTCAGAATCTTGTGCAAGATAACGTGAAAAAGATTATGTCTGAGCAATTACTGCATCCTTCTACATCTTTGAGTCACCATCACCAAAGAGAAAAGGCTGATCATTTCCTTACGAAACCAAGCTTCATAGCTTCCTGCAGTTCATTTGGTCCTAAg AAAACTGGTCTTGTTGTTCGAGTGGCCGCTGAGACAACTGAATCAGTATACAAGTTTCTACGACTTCAGCTGGCTCCTATGGAGCCAATGATAGGTGTTCCACCATACAAAACAAGTGTTATATGA
- the LOC108325463 gene encoding protein trichome birefringence-like 36 produces the protein MAAPMIHLFSSLLLCSTFLCFLHCTLSLLDPEDEAGILVQPDDVKMVQSSRDSRKICDFSVGKWVYDDSYPLYDSNCPYLSSVVTCQKNGRPDSDYQKWKWKPTSCTLPRFDALRFLGRMRRKRIMLVGDSMMRNQWESLVCLVQGVIPIGRKRVTYNGPAMAFHAMDFETSIEFFWAPLLVELKKGSENKRVVHLDLIEENARYWRGVDILVFDSAHWWTHSDQTSSWDYYMEGNNLIRNMSAMVAYQRGLSTWARWVDQNLDPLRTKVIFRSMSSRHNRENGWKCHNEKQPLPFFSHLHVPEPLVVLEGVVKRMRFPVYVEDITRMTELRRDGHPSVYMRVIGEDERQKQGKGLSSDCSHWCLPGVPDIWNEMLSALL, from the exons ATGGCAGCACCAATGATCCACTTGTTTTCCTCTTTGTTATTGTGCAGCACTTTTCTGTGCTTCCTCCACTGCACATTGTCCCTGCTGGACCCGGAGGATGAGGCTGGGATTCTGGTTCAACCTGATGATGTTAAGATGGTCCAAAGCAGCAGAGATTCTAGGAAGATATGTGACTTTTCTGTTGGAAAATGGGTTTATGATGACTCTTACCCTCTCTATGACTCTAATTGTCCATATCTAAGCTCTGTAGTTACGTGTCAAAAGAATGGTAGGCCAGATTCTGATTATCAGAAGTGGAAGTGGAAGCCAACTAGTTGTACCTTGCCaag ATTTGATGCACTGAGGTTTCTTGGAAGAAtgagaagaaagagaataatGCTGGTGGGTGATTCGATGATGAGAAATCAGTGGGAATCTCTAGTTTGCTTAGTGCAAGGAGTTATTCCAATTGGTCGAAAAAGGGTGACTTACAATGGACCTGCAATGGCTTTCCATGCCATG GATTTTGAGACTTCGATTGAGTTTTTCTGGGCACCCCTTTTGGTAGAACTGAAGAAAGGTTCAGAAAATAAGAGAGTTGTACATTTGGATTTGATTGAAGAAAATGCAAGGTATTGGAGAGGGGTTGATATCCTTGTATTTGACTCAGCCCACTGGTGGACTCACTCTGATCAAACCAGCTC ATGGGATTACTACATGGAGGGAAATAATCTCATAAGAAACATGAGTGCTATGGTTGCGTATCAAAGAGGACTCAGCACATGGGCAAGATGGGTGGATCAAAATCTAGACCCTCTGAGAACAAAAGTCATTTTTAGAAGCATGTCATCTAGGCATAACAG AGAAAATGGTTGGAAATGCCACAATGAGAAGCAGCCTCTTCCATTTTTCAGTCACCTACACGTTCCTGAACCTCTGGTGGTGCTAGAAGGAGTGGTGAAGAGAATGAGGTTTCCAGTGTATGTGGAAGATATCACAAGAATGACAGAACTACGCAGAGACGGGCACCCTTCAGTGTATATGAGAGTAATAGGAGAAGATGAGAGGCAGAAACAAGGAAAAGGTCTTTCTTCTGATTGCAGCCATTGGTGTCTTCCTGGGGTGCCTGATATTTGGAATGAGATGCTCAGTGCATTGCTTTGA